The proteins below are encoded in one region of Sphingobacterium sp. R2:
- a CDS encoding RagB/SusD family nutrient uptake outer membrane protein, whose product MKLYKILVGGLSLMAILQLTSCNKLDTLPTDRFTDENFWDYADNAEKMVNMAYNQLYSADRMWNDEALSDNIFEGRSNTDQRAIRNGTADPTLGRFGAEWSDLYGGIKTCHVYLANVERVPGMDPALKKRRIAEVRFIRAFLYFRLVNFYGAVPFFTKDISLEESKTLPRTDKATIMAFIHQELDQCMADLPNKDALSADDRGRITKGAASAFQARAYLYESNWNKVIVYCENLMKNQTEFGTYALFRSYPELFTAANEYNSEVILDYAYVPLLKTWNKLYDAAPISAQARLNGYAPLQSLADNYLTLGGNPIATDPQYNDSNPYVNRDPRMAATIVFHGGQWTDFDGTTRKIFIKPGSGTTDKERLDEYQGASANASATGYYVKKYYDVTATVKYDAGLNIIMFRYADILLMYAEAKEALGQLDAAVWDMTIRPIRLRAGFEASKALEFPTAGDLKTIVRNERRSELALEGLRYYDIMRWKAGKTYLDGQVFGAKYGGNNSNIKLDIRRFDESRDYLWSIPRTQIDLNKNLLPNNQGYSN is encoded by the coding sequence ATGAAACTATATAAGATACTTGTAGGAGGCTTGAGTTTAATGGCAATTCTCCAATTAACATCCTGTAATAAGTTGGATACGCTACCAACTGATCGTTTTACTGATGAAAACTTTTGGGACTACGCAGATAATGCAGAAAAAATGGTCAACATGGCCTATAATCAGCTGTATTCAGCAGATCGTATGTGGAATGATGAAGCGCTGAGTGATAATATTTTTGAGGGGCGCTCAAACACAGACCAGCGTGCAATTCGTAATGGAACCGCCGATCCGACACTGGGCCGATTTGGTGCAGAGTGGTCCGATCTCTACGGCGGTATTAAGACCTGCCATGTCTATCTAGCGAATGTGGAACGTGTACCCGGAATGGACCCGGCACTCAAAAAACGTCGCATCGCCGAGGTGCGCTTTATCCGTGCATTTCTCTATTTTAGACTTGTTAATTTTTATGGCGCTGTGCCTTTTTTCACAAAAGATATCTCACTGGAAGAGTCCAAAACTCTACCTCGGACAGATAAAGCGACTATTATGGCCTTCATCCATCAAGAGTTGGATCAATGTATGGCCGATCTACCGAACAAAGATGCTTTATCCGCAGACGACCGCGGCCGGATTACAAAGGGTGCCGCTTCAGCCTTTCAAGCTCGGGCTTACCTTTATGAAAGTAATTGGAATAAAGTAATAGTGTACTGTGAAAATCTGATGAAAAATCAAACTGAATTTGGAACTTACGCATTATTCCGCAGTTATCCGGAATTGTTTACTGCAGCCAATGAATATAATTCAGAGGTTATTCTGGATTATGCCTATGTACCTCTTTTAAAAACCTGGAATAAGTTATATGATGCAGCACCAATCTCTGCACAGGCACGTTTAAACGGTTATGCACCATTACAAAGTCTGGCTGATAATTATTTGACACTGGGCGGAAATCCCATTGCTACGGATCCCCAATACAACGACAGTAATCCCTATGTCAATCGCGATCCACGTATGGCCGCAACCATCGTTTTTCATGGCGGACAATGGACTGATTTTGACGGTACAACACGCAAGATCTTTATCAAACCCGGCTCTGGTACAACAGATAAGGAACGGCTCGACGAATATCAGGGGGCGAGTGCCAACGCTTCCGCTACCGGTTATTACGTAAAGAAATACTACGATGTAACAGCAACGGTAAAATACGATGCCGGATTGAATATCATCATGTTCAGGTATGCCGATATCTTGTTGATGTATGCAGAAGCAAAAGAAGCACTGGGACAACTCGATGCAGCAGTATGGGATATGACGATCAGACCTATTCGTCTACGGGCTGGTTTTGAAGCCTCCAAAGCATTGGAATTTCCGACTGCCGGAGATCTAAAAACAATAGTCCGAAACGAGCGGAGAAGTGAACTCGCTCTTGAGGGATTGCGTTATTATGATATCATGCGCTGGAAAGCTGGTAAAACCTATTTGGACGGCCAGGTATTTGGTGCTAAATATGGTGGTAACAATAGCAATATCAAATTGGATATCCGCCGATTTGATGAAAGTAGAGATTATCTCTGGTCGATACCACGAACCCAGATCGATCTAAATAAAAATTTATTGCCTAACAATCAGGGCTACTCAAACTAA
- a CDS encoding glycoside hydrolase family 76 protein, translating into MNKCKEALRFRKGRNGFFKVEMQMKQITKITTTVLLSALCYLTGNAQRSKGQSAERAQETLTVIYAKYGNSNNQLLTEKFPYDESFKADYLDNPEQAAAQKKYAYLWPFSGSFSAVNSLMELPKNRAFYQKILDQRVLPGLMAYRDHSREPVGYASYINSAPVSDRFYDDNVWLGIDFTDSYVQTKKIDYLKHAKEIWTFVKSGEDEKLGGGIYWCEQKKESKNTCSNAPAAVFALKLFEATKDKEYLNEGRRLYEWTKAGLQDPTDNLYWDNIQLNGNIGKAKYSYNSGQMLQAAALLYKLTKEKKYLLDAQVLAKSCLNYFFQTKDGDNFPILRNSNLWFHAVMMRGYVSLYEQDGNKTYLDIFAKNLDRAWYKMRDQYGLFDVDWTLEKKQKSKWLLDQCAFVEMYGRLAQLGY; encoded by the coding sequence TTGAACAAATGCAAAGAAGCCTTGCGTTTCCGTAAAGGTCGCAACGGCTTCTTTAAAGTAGAGATGCAGATGAAACAAATTACTAAAATAACGACCACTGTGTTACTGTCAGCCTTATGCTATCTCACCGGAAATGCACAGCGCAGCAAAGGACAGTCTGCCGAAAGAGCCCAAGAGACTCTAACTGTTATTTATGCTAAATATGGAAATTCGAACAACCAGCTGTTAACGGAGAAATTTCCTTATGATGAAAGCTTTAAAGCTGATTATCTTGACAATCCAGAGCAAGCTGCAGCGCAAAAGAAATATGCCTACTTATGGCCATTCTCGGGAAGTTTTTCGGCAGTCAATAGCTTGATGGAACTGCCAAAGAACAGAGCGTTTTACCAAAAGATCCTAGACCAACGCGTGCTGCCAGGATTAATGGCATATAGGGATCATTCCAGGGAGCCCGTTGGTTATGCTTCCTACATCAATTCTGCTCCAGTGTCAGACCGATTTTATGATGACAACGTTTGGCTCGGAATCGATTTTACCGATAGCTATGTGCAGACAAAAAAGATTGATTACCTAAAGCATGCAAAAGAGATCTGGACTTTTGTAAAAAGTGGTGAAGATGAAAAGCTTGGCGGTGGAATCTATTGGTGCGAGCAGAAGAAAGAGTCTAAAAACACCTGCTCGAACGCTCCTGCAGCGGTATTTGCACTCAAGCTGTTTGAGGCAACGAAAGACAAAGAATATCTGAATGAGGGACGGCGTTTATATGAGTGGACAAAAGCAGGACTGCAAGATCCAACGGATAACCTGTATTGGGATAATATTCAGCTCAATGGAAATATAGGTAAAGCCAAATATTCCTATAATTCTGGACAAATGCTGCAAGCTGCGGCATTGCTATATAAGCTAACTAAAGAAAAAAAGTATCTTCTTGATGCACAGGTTCTAGCAAAATCTTGTTTAAACTATTTTTTCCAAACTAAGGACGGGGATAATTTTCCAATATTGAGAAATAGTAACTTATGGTTCCATGCCGTAATGATGCGGGGATATGTCAGTTTATATGAACAGGATGGAAATAAAACCTATCTTGATATTTTTGCTAAAAACCTTGACAGGGCTTGGTACAAAATGAGGGATCAGTACGGACTGTTTGATGTTGATTGGACTTTAGAGAAAAAGCAAAAGTCGAAGTGGTTATTGGATCAATGTGCTTTTGTGGAGATGTATGGACGTTTGGCACAGCTAGGGTACTAG
- a CDS encoding SusE domain-containing protein, producing MKWYFKVIAMVALAASIVSCKKDDMKYADAEVSAVENLYAPADAKAVKLLSSSSAALYFEWQSALVADGGAAQYEVVFDKSDGDFSKPLYTVTSDNNGNSNGANISHKILNQVATKAGINPGESGDVIWSVYAIRGMKRVLSKAKKILNIKTLEGFAEIPDELFIAGEATEGGTDVAASLPFKLVGNGEYEIFTKLEAGKKYIFTDRKSAEGRVFYSEDQTKIKEGETGSNSIAKTAVYRIRIDFNVAAVTYTEIKNMGVYFSPSGAVVLDLPYQGRGIWSATGIINFKQESWGRDQRYKFQMETVKAGKAETLQLGTQNGTDSPPNSSSAPSYYFVRILPNLSQWDDKWKFADAVDGHPTKISMILQGDKDYTHTVVPN from the coding sequence ATGAAATGGTATTTTAAAGTTATAGCAATGGTCGCATTGGCTGCGAGCATCGTTTCCTGTAAAAAAGACGATATGAAATACGCCGACGCCGAAGTGTCCGCGGTTGAGAACCTATATGCTCCTGCAGATGCAAAAGCGGTTAAATTATTAAGTTCAAGCTCCGCAGCGCTGTATTTTGAATGGCAGTCGGCTTTGGTGGCCGACGGTGGGGCAGCTCAATATGAAGTGGTCTTTGACAAGTCCGACGGCGATTTTAGCAAGCCTCTTTATACAGTCACATCGGATAATAATGGAAACTCCAACGGCGCTAATATCAGTCACAAAATATTGAATCAGGTCGCCACGAAAGCGGGGATCAACCCTGGTGAGAGTGGCGATGTAATCTGGTCAGTCTATGCTATCCGTGGAATGAAACGGGTGTTGAGCAAAGCTAAGAAGATATTGAACATCAAAACACTGGAAGGCTTTGCAGAGATCCCCGATGAACTATTTATCGCTGGAGAGGCAACTGAGGGCGGGACGGATGTTGCCGCATCTTTACCTTTTAAATTGGTAGGTAATGGTGAATATGAGATCTTTACAAAACTGGAAGCCGGTAAGAAATATATTTTTACGGATCGCAAGTCCGCAGAAGGACGTGTTTTCTATTCGGAAGATCAAACTAAAATAAAAGAAGGTGAAACGGGAAGTAATAGCATTGCCAAGACAGCAGTATATCGTATTCGAATAGATTTTAATGTCGCAGCAGTTACTTACACCGAGATCAAAAACATGGGCGTTTATTTCTCGCCATCCGGAGCAGTGGTGTTGGATCTTCCTTATCAAGGTAGGGGAATTTGGTCTGCAACGGGCATTATCAATTTTAAACAGGAAAGTTGGGGCCGCGACCAACGCTATAAGTTCCAAATGGAAACCGTTAAGGCCGGAAAGGCTGAAACTTTACAGCTGGGAACTCAGAACGGGACGGACAGTCCTCCCAATAGTTCATCAGCTCCTTCTTATTATTTCGTTCGCATATTGCCCAATCTTTCACAATGGGACGATAAATGGAAATTTGCGGATGCAGTAGACGGCCATCCAACAAAAATATCGATGATTTTACAAGGCGACAAAGACTATACGCATACTGTCGTACCAAATTAA
- a CDS encoding TonB-dependent receptor, with product MYQNYIRKKEIAYLLFRKLWLIMRLTTIIILVTFMQVSATTFAQKVTLEYSNMSLKKIFRELKSQTGYNFLYTERQMVNAKPIDIKVRDRQLSDVLDQIFKDQPLSYQLDNKTVVIYDKPKASIKSAPMEFTMIPNQIPVKGRVTNERGEPLANVSVRVKGNESIGTTTNGDGLFTLTNLSPKATLIFSSVGYDALSGELSSLQTDGSGQLNVIMKNSNSQLEEVIVIGYGTTTRQRVVGAVDQISAKTFENRPVGNVTQALQGASPSLTIQQKSMDPNDNSMNINIRGISTINSNAPLVVIDGIITEGGTLNKINPDDIETVSVLKDAGSTAIYGSRSANGVILVTTKRGRQNQRPTVNIGTQWGVQEPKILFSPVEGYQNATLRNLALTNSGMDPQFSPAAIADLYAHRDIERWNLPEIMKNSFQQKYNISVAGGGEKSSYLFSGGFYNQPSNFVGQNFGIKRYNLRSNLSTEIGRFKLTSILAYTRNNNMSNTAGSAIINASRLPSYYYYRMQADNGKYLVNNALTDQNPLAELNEGGYIKNDNDYFNINLNLEAKLFEGLKLRGIFGADIYADHRSIRRIQVPLYSNPDATQPQVYVNSDRNTEDFNEKASLLNFQLLLDYDRTFGTHHVSGLFGASNESYTRRQNELKMKFTDPILGTPTTGTVIDPVSARVTPNGTLQNSINSIFGRVGYDFASKYFAEFSFRYDGSSKFSKANRWGFFPSGSLGWRASDEVFMNWYKQHVGSLKIRSTYGVLGNQAVDDYAYYFTYESYQNSYGFNNKPVSAAGFNYASLDLRWEKTYNFNVGLDATFFQDKLTASFDYFKKRTVDILMAPQIPSTFGTSLKNQNLGEMNNEGWEINLNYRVTTGNFQHVINANMGDSHNKIIAMPGDDRISTVDNITKLTRVGLPYNSYYGYKMEGFFQNIRDIETSALPSGITAADLRPGDVKYVDRNNDGIIDARDRFVLGNGFPRFTFGLTYNLNYKDFDFSMFWQGVGKRDMMIRGELIEPFHQNYSYSIYQHQLDYWTPTNIDGHWPRLTANGSTASTNNFGKDSDLYLFNGKYARLKNIQIGYSLPKGVIGKWGLQRVRFFINAQNLLTLSKNSWIDPESSEFDSNMGGSANSARNYPTLKYYGGGLNIQF from the coding sequence ATGTATCAAAATTATATCAGAAAAAAGGAGATAGCGTATCTGCTATTCCGTAAACTATGGCTTATTATGCGATTGACTACCATAATTATCTTGGTTACTTTTATGCAGGTTAGCGCTACCACCTTTGCACAAAAGGTAACATTAGAATACTCCAACATGAGCCTTAAAAAGATATTTAGGGAACTCAAATCCCAGACGGGATACAATTTTCTGTACACGGAACGGCAGATGGTAAACGCGAAGCCTATTGACATAAAAGTTAGGGACCGTCAATTATCGGATGTATTGGACCAGATCTTTAAAGATCAGCCCTTGTCTTACCAGTTGGATAATAAGACAGTGGTCATTTATGATAAGCCAAAAGCTTCCATAAAGTCCGCACCGATGGAGTTTACGATGATCCCAAATCAAATCCCTGTAAAGGGACGTGTGACCAATGAGCGTGGCGAACCTCTTGCAAATGTCTCTGTGCGGGTCAAAGGAAATGAATCTATAGGTACTACCACCAATGGTGATGGTCTATTTACGCTCACAAACCTTTCGCCCAAAGCAACCCTGATATTCTCCTCTGTTGGTTATGATGCTTTGAGCGGGGAGCTATCTTCCCTGCAGACCGATGGATCGGGGCAGCTCAATGTGATTATGAAAAATAGCAACAGTCAGCTCGAAGAAGTTATCGTAATCGGCTATGGTACCACTACACGTCAGCGTGTTGTTGGGGCTGTTGATCAGATCAGTGCGAAAACTTTCGAAAACCGACCTGTAGGCAATGTAACACAAGCTCTTCAGGGAGCTTCGCCCAGCTTGACCATCCAACAGAAAAGCATGGACCCCAATGATAATTCGATGAATATCAATATTCGTGGGATATCTACCATAAACAGTAACGCGCCGCTGGTAGTGATCGATGGAATTATTACAGAAGGCGGTACGCTCAATAAGATCAATCCGGATGACATCGAAACAGTGTCGGTATTGAAAGACGCAGGCTCTACGGCTATATACGGTTCGAGGTCAGCCAATGGCGTTATTTTGGTAACCACCAAAAGAGGACGCCAAAATCAGCGCCCCACAGTAAATATCGGCACACAATGGGGAGTGCAAGAACCTAAAATTTTGTTTTCTCCAGTTGAAGGGTACCAAAATGCAACCCTACGTAATCTAGCGCTAACCAATTCAGGAATGGATCCGCAATTTTCACCGGCTGCTATCGCTGACTTATATGCCCATCGGGATATTGAGCGGTGGAACTTGCCTGAAATTATGAAGAACTCTTTCCAGCAAAAATATAATATCAGTGTGGCCGGCGGCGGAGAGAAAAGTTCGTACTTGTTTTCCGGAGGCTTTTACAATCAACCCAGTAATTTTGTTGGGCAAAACTTTGGCATTAAGCGGTACAATTTGCGGAGCAACCTCAGTACAGAGATCGGACGTTTTAAATTGACTTCGATTTTAGCCTATACCCGCAATAACAACATGAGCAACACGGCCGGAAGTGCCATTATCAATGCTTCCAGACTTCCTTCCTATTACTACTACCGCATGCAGGCAGATAATGGAAAATATCTTGTCAACAATGCACTGACAGACCAAAATCCATTGGCTGAGCTAAACGAAGGGGGATATATCAAAAATGATAACGATTATTTCAATATCAACCTGAATCTTGAAGCTAAACTTTTTGAAGGTTTAAAACTACGCGGTATCTTCGGAGCGGACATCTATGCAGACCACCGCTCTATTCGAAGAATCCAAGTTCCTTTGTATTCAAATCCAGATGCCACGCAACCGCAGGTTTATGTCAATTCAGATCGTAATACGGAAGATTTTAATGAAAAAGCTTCGCTATTAAATTTCCAGTTGCTCTTAGATTACGATCGGACTTTTGGAACTCATCATGTATCAGGGCTTTTTGGAGCATCCAACGAATCCTATACACGTCGACAAAACGAATTGAAGATGAAATTTACAGATCCTATCCTCGGTACACCTACTACAGGAACGGTCATTGATCCCGTAAGCGCCCGTGTCACACCAAATGGTACACTGCAAAATAGTATCAATTCGATCTTCGGTCGTGTCGGATATGACTTTGCAAGTAAGTATTTTGCCGAATTTAGCTTTCGCTACGATGGATCTTCTAAGTTCTCGAAGGCTAATCGCTGGGGGTTCTTTCCTTCGGGATCTCTGGGATGGCGAGCATCCGACGAAGTATTTATGAATTGGTATAAACAACATGTCGGTAGCCTAAAAATCAGATCTACGTATGGTGTCCTGGGCAATCAGGCCGTAGATGACTACGCCTATTATTTTACCTATGAATCTTATCAGAACAGTTATGGATTTAACAACAAACCTGTTTCTGCTGCGGGATTTAATTATGCCAGCCTTGATCTACGCTGGGAGAAAACCTATAATTTCAATGTTGGGTTGGACGCCACCTTCTTTCAGGATAAATTAACGGCCAGCTTCGATTATTTTAAAAAGCGAACAGTAGATATCTTGATGGCGCCACAGATACCTTCCACATTCGGAACTTCCTTAAAGAATCAGAACTTAGGTGAAATGAACAATGAAGGCTGGGAAATCAACCTCAATTACCGCGTTACAACAGGAAATTTCCAGCATGTGATCAATGCCAACATGGGTGATAGTCATAATAAGATTATTGCAATGCCGGGCGATGACCGTATTTCGACAGTTGACAACATTACTAAACTGACCCGTGTTGGGCTACCCTATAATTCCTATTATGGGTATAAGATGGAAGGATTCTTTCAAAATATAAGGGATATTGAAACTTCGGCGCTGCCGAGTGGTATTACGGCGGCAGATCTACGACCCGGTGATGTAAAGTATGTCGATCGGAATAACGATGGAATTATCGACGCACGGGACCGCTTTGTGTTGGGCAATGGTTTCCCTCGGTTTACATTTGGTCTTACCTATAATTTGAATTACAAAGATTTTGATTTTAGTATGTTTTGGCAAGGGGTGGGCAAGCGTGATATGATGATTCGCGGAGAATTGATCGAGCCCTTTCATCAAAACTATTCGTATTCCATTTACCAGCATCAACTCGATTACTGGACACCCACAAATATCGACGGGCATTGGCCGCGATTGACGGCAAATGGATCAACAGCGTCCACCAACAATTTTGGAAAAGATTCTGACCTCTATCTTTTCAACGGGAAATACGCCCGCCTGAAAAATATACAGATTGGCTATTCATTGCCAAAGGGAGTGATTGGAAAATGGGGATTGCAGCGTGTTCGCTTTTTTATTAATGCCCAAAACCTGCTGACGTTGAGTAAAAACTCCTGGATAGATCCCGAATCCTCCGAATTTGATTCTAACATGGGTGGTTCGGCCAATAGTGCCCGCAATTATCCGACGTTGAAATACTATGGCGGTGGATTAAATATTCAATTCTAA
- a CDS encoding DUF3667 domain-containing protein, with protein sequence MNCKNCGTTIASKFCPDCGQPAVLKRIDAHYITHEIEHVLHFERGILYTIKELITTPGQNVKKYISENRSRLVKPIIFIIVTSLIYSIITHFFHLEDKYVHYNEAKPSTTGVLFAWVQGHYGYANLIMGVFIAAWIQLFFKKYNYNFFEILILLCFVMGMGMLIYAVFSILQGVTHMRIANVGGIVGIVYCSWAIGQFFDAKKAGNYFKALAAYVLGLITFSVMVLLLGLTIDYMIG encoded by the coding sequence ATGAACTGTAAAAACTGCGGAACTACCATTGCTTCAAAATTTTGCCCAGACTGCGGACAGCCAGCGGTTCTCAAAAGAATAGACGCACATTACATTACTCATGAAATTGAGCATGTACTTCATTTTGAAAGGGGTATATTATATACGATCAAAGAACTTATTACCACTCCCGGCCAAAATGTAAAAAAATACATTTCGGAAAATCGAAGTCGGCTAGTCAAACCGATTATATTCATTATTGTGACTTCGTTGATATACTCCATTATCACGCACTTCTTCCATCTTGAAGACAAATATGTCCATTACAACGAAGCTAAGCCATCCACTACAGGAGTACTGTTTGCGTGGGTACAGGGGCATTATGGTTATGCAAACCTCATTATGGGTGTATTTATTGCGGCATGGATTCAACTATTTTTTAAAAAGTATAATTATAACTTTTTTGAAATATTAATCTTACTATGCTTCGTCATGGGAATGGGCATGCTCATTTATGCCGTATTTTCCATTTTGCAAGGTGTCACTCATATGCGTATAGCTAATGTTGGCGGCATTGTAGGGATCGTATATTGCTCTTGGGCAATAGGACAATTCTTCGACGCTAAAAAGGCAGGAAATTACTTTAAAGCACTGGCTGCATATGTTTTAGGATTAATCACATTTTCAGTAATGGTTCTTCTACTGGGTCTAACCATTGATTACATGATCGGTTAA
- a CDS encoding glycoside hydrolase family 76 protein, with translation MNKMIILSSILFLLFGCTKIEDSYPYDDSVEESWTAIATQVSDKMIAGFWNESGYFNNAINQSDLGFQYWPNAHAMDVVIDAYLRTKDAKYSAYFSKWFEGVKIKNGNTYYNVFYDDMEWNALTILRLYEITKEQKYLDTVLLLWKDITGAWDEQYAGGGLAWKKDMRYSKNACSNGPASILAARLYRLTKDENYLTWAKKIYEWQKATLYNPSTGAVYDNINGQTGNVDMTTLTYNQGTFLGSAVELFKITNDQPYLVDAQKISYYTITRCIDGGNNILRDEGNGDGALFKGIFIRYFVDYLNQEGIDAAYRSKFDKFLVNNGKIAWTKGTSLPTLFFGSSWAQPPIGNSELTAYASAAMLFEGLASYQNKLK, from the coding sequence ATGAATAAAATGATTATACTGTCATCCATATTGTTTCTACTCTTTGGATGCACCAAAATTGAGGACAGCTACCCGTATGATGATTCCGTAGAGGAAAGCTGGACAGCTATTGCAACGCAGGTTTCCGATAAGATGATTGCCGGATTCTGGAATGAGTCCGGGTATTTTAACAATGCAATCAATCAATCCGATCTGGGATTTCAATATTGGCCCAATGCACATGCGATGGATGTTGTTATCGACGCTTATCTACGGACGAAAGATGCCAAGTATAGTGCCTATTTCAGCAAATGGTTTGAAGGTGTGAAGATCAAAAATGGCAATACCTATTACAACGTATTCTATGATGATATGGAATGGAATGCATTGACCATATTGCGCTTATATGAAATTACCAAGGAACAAAAATACCTCGACACCGTATTACTTTTATGGAAAGACATTACTGGTGCATGGGATGAGCAATACGCAGGCGGGGGATTGGCTTGGAAGAAAGATATGCGCTACAGCAAAAATGCTTGCTCGAATGGCCCAGCTAGTATTTTGGCCGCTAGATTATATCGTTTGACAAAAGATGAAAACTACTTGACCTGGGCTAAGAAGATCTACGAATGGCAAAAGGCAACCTTATACAATCCATCAACAGGCGCCGTTTATGATAACATTAATGGTCAGACAGGTAATGTGGATATGACGACGCTTACTTATAATCAGGGAACGTTTCTTGGTAGCGCGGTTGAGCTTTTTAAGATTACTAACGACCAGCCTTATCTGGTTGATGCGCAAAAAATTAGTTATTATACAATCACGCGTTGTATCGATGGCGGGAATAATATCTTGCGCGATGAGGGAAATGGCGACGGCGCATTGTTTAAGGGAATATTTATACGATATTTCGTAGACTATTTAAATCAGGAAGGAATTGATGCAGCCTACCGCAGTAAGTTTGATAAGTTTTTGGTCAATAATGGCAAAATTGCGTGGACCAAGGGAACAAGTCTACCGACGTTGTTTTTTGGTTCCTCCTGGGCGCAGCCACCCATAGGTAATAGTGAGCTTACAGCATATGCAAGTGCAGCCATGCTCTTTGAAGGATTGGCAAGCTATCAAAATAAATTAAAATAA
- a CDS encoding FecR family protein yields MEKETLQYTLRQYIHGKLSEEDSRKFLSYIKSGKDSILLQEIIQEVLDDPIDQYLLDDPAILAVLDSTWDQLDHHINKSEIKLLLSWKRIGAIAASIIGLLAIGQWFFNAETDNSAPPAIQHVISPGKQSATLTLANGKQIHLHETHNGRIVEESGIRISKTTDGQLIYEVSSNTQGEIEQNTLSTTKGECYRIKLPDGTQVWLNAASSLRYPVRFSKGGNRTVVLTGEAYFEVAKDSKHPFIVKTANQEVKVLGTHFNVNSYADESAVQTTLLEGRVQVSSHNQKLLLAPGEQSSLTAYGMLKSHPIDTAPVIAWTNNEFMFDGDDIESVMRKVARWYNVEVIYQGKKTTEKFGGGISRFDDVQKVLRLLEKTGAVHFRIDGKKIHVLP; encoded by the coding sequence GTGGAAAAGGAAACACTTCAATATACGCTAAGGCAGTATATACATGGAAAACTTAGTGAAGAAGATTCGCGTAAGTTCTTGTCCTATATAAAGTCTGGTAAAGATAGCATACTACTTCAAGAAATCATCCAAGAGGTTTTGGACGATCCCATCGATCAATATCTGTTGGATGATCCAGCAATATTGGCTGTATTGGACAGTACCTGGGATCAATTGGATCACCACATCAATAAATCCGAAATAAAATTGCTTCTATCTTGGAAACGTATTGGCGCGATCGCAGCCTCCATCATTGGACTATTAGCTATTGGTCAATGGTTTTTTAATGCAGAAACGGACAATAGTGCTCCGCCAGCAATACAACATGTGATATCACCCGGAAAACAATCCGCAACCTTAACGCTGGCCAACGGCAAGCAGATTCATCTACATGAAACACACAACGGTCGGATTGTCGAAGAATCGGGCATTAGGATCTCTAAAACAACAGATGGCCAATTGATTTACGAGGTGAGTAGTAATACGCAGGGCGAAATCGAGCAAAATACCTTATCGACAACCAAAGGGGAATGCTATCGGATTAAACTACCTGACGGGACACAAGTATGGCTGAATGCCGCATCATCGCTTAGGTATCCCGTTCGTTTTTCAAAAGGGGGCAATAGAACTGTTGTGCTAACTGGTGAAGCATATTTTGAAGTAGCAAAAGATTCCAAACACCCCTTTATTGTAAAGACCGCAAATCAAGAGGTCAAAGTGCTCGGTACCCATTTCAATGTAAACAGTTATGCCGACGAATCGGCGGTACAGACCACCCTTCTAGAAGGTCGCGTACAGGTCAGTTCCCATAATCAAAAATTGCTATTAGCACCGGGTGAGCAGTCGAGCCTTACAGCTTATGGGATGTTAAAATCTCACCCGATAGATACAGCTCCGGTTATTGCCTGGACAAACAACGAATTTATGTTCGATGGAGATGATATCGAAAGTGTTATGCGTAAGGTGGCACGCTGGTATAATGTGGAGGTTATCTATCAGGGTAAAAAAACGACCGAGAAATTTGGGGGCGGAATATCGCGTTTTGATGATGTTCAAAAAGTTTTAAGGCTGCTCGAAAAAACAGGTGCCGTTCATTTCAGAATAGACGGAAAAAAAATACATGTACTTCCGTAG